A window from Prochlorococcus marinus CUG1435 encodes these proteins:
- a CDS encoding ATP-dependent Clp protease proteolytic subunit: MTVSAPYYGENTVMRTPPPDLPSLLLKERIVYLGLPLFSDDDAKRQLGMDVTELIIAQLLYLEFEDPEKPIYFYINSTGTSWYTGDAVGFETEAFAICDTISYIKPPVHTICIGQAMGTAAVILSSGTKGQRAALPHASIVLHQPISGARGQATDIQIRAEEVLKNKKSMLEILSRNTGKTIEELSKDSDRMSYLNPQEALDYGVIDRILTSQKDLPNKI, from the coding sequence ATGACTGTATCTGCTCCTTATTACGGCGAAAATACCGTTATGAGGACTCCTCCCCCTGATCTACCCTCTCTTTTACTTAAAGAGAGAATCGTCTATCTTGGTTTACCATTATTTTCAGATGATGATGCAAAAAGACAACTAGGTATGGATGTAACTGAGCTAATCATTGCTCAACTTCTTTATCTAGAGTTTGAGGATCCTGAAAAACCTATATATTTCTATATCAATTCAACAGGGACAAGTTGGTATACTGGTGACGCAGTTGGCTTCGAAACAGAGGCTTTCGCTATCTGCGACACAATAAGCTATATTAAGCCTCCAGTACACACAATATGTATAGGACAAGCTATGGGTACTGCTGCAGTTATCCTTTCATCAGGCACGAAGGGGCAAAGAGCAGCTCTTCCGCATGCCTCAATTGTTCTACATCAACCAATAAGTGGTGCCAGAGGTCAAGCAACCGATATCCAAATAAGAGCTGAGGAAGTATTGAAAAATAAAAAATCAATGCTGGAGATTCTATCTCGTAATACTGGAAAGACTATAGAAGAACTCTCTAAAGACTCTGACAGGATGAGTTATCTTAATCCTCAAGAAGCTTTAGATTATGGCGTAATAGACAGAATACTCACAAGTCAAAAAGATTTACCAAATAAAATTTAA
- a CDS encoding ATP-dependent Clp protease proteolytic subunit translates to MPIGTPSVPYRLPGSQYERWVDIYTRLGVERILFLGQEVNDGIANSLVAQMLYLDSDDNSKPIYLYINSPGGSVTAGLAIYDTIKYVKSDVVTICVGLAASMGAFLLAAGTKGKRVALPHSRIMIHQPLGGTSQRQASDIEIEAKEILRIKDMLNMSMADMTGQSFEKIEKDTDRDYFLSAEEAKNYGLIDRVITHPSEANQS, encoded by the coding sequence ATGCCAATAGGAACTCCAAGCGTGCCTTACAGACTTCCAGGAAGTCAATATGAAAGATGGGTCGATATATATACAAGATTAGGAGTTGAAAGAATTCTTTTTCTTGGACAAGAAGTAAATGATGGTATTGCAAATAGCCTTGTTGCACAAATGCTTTATCTAGATTCTGATGACAATTCCAAACCTATCTATCTTTATATTAATAGCCCAGGAGGATCAGTAACTGCTGGTTTGGCTATATATGACACTATCAAATACGTAAAAAGTGATGTAGTTACGATATGCGTCGGCCTTGCAGCCTCCATGGGTGCATTCCTTTTGGCGGCTGGCACAAAAGGTAAAAGAGTTGCTCTGCCTCATAGCAGAATAATGATTCATCAACCCCTAGGTGGAACATCCCAACGCCAAGCAAGTGATATTGAAATAGAAGCTAAGGAAATTTTGAGAATTAAAGATATGTTAAATATGTCTATGGCAGACATGACAGGCCAATCATTTGAGAAAATTGAAAAGGACACTGATAGAGATTATTTTCTAAGTGCGGAAGAGGCAAAAAACTATGGCTTAATTGATAGAGTAATAACACATCCAAGCGAGGCAAATCAATCTTAA
- the ilvC gene encoding ketol-acid reductoisomerase, with protein MTQLFYDTDADLSLLNNKTIAIIGYGSQGHAHALNLKDSGLDVIVGLYKGSKSESKAISDGLQVFSVSEACAKADWIMILLPDEFQKDVYLKEIEPNLKEGKILSFAHGFNIRFGLIKPPGFVDVVMIAPKGPGHTVRWEYQNGQGVPALFAVEQDSSGSARSLAMAYAKGIGGTRAGILETNFKEETETDLFGEQAVLCGGLSELVKSGFETLVEAGYQPELAYFECLHEVKLIVDLMVKGGLSQMRDSISNTAEYGDYVSGKRLINSDTKKEMQKILKDIQDGTFAKNFVEECDKNKPLMTKLREENSEHEIEKVGKGLRSMFSWLR; from the coding sequence ATGACCCAACTCTTTTACGACACGGATGCAGATCTAAGTCTTTTAAATAATAAAACAATTGCGATTATTGGATATGGTTCACAAGGTCACGCACATGCCCTTAATCTTAAAGATAGCGGCTTAGATGTAATTGTCGGTTTATATAAAGGAAGTAAGTCTGAAAGCAAAGCTATTAGCGATGGTCTACAAGTGTTTAGTGTTTCCGAAGCTTGCGCAAAAGCAGACTGGATCATGATTCTCCTCCCAGATGAGTTTCAGAAAGATGTTTACCTCAAGGAAATAGAACCAAACTTAAAAGAAGGAAAGATATTAAGTTTTGCTCATGGCTTTAATATAAGATTCGGACTTATCAAACCTCCTGGTTTTGTGGATGTTGTAATGATTGCACCAAAAGGACCTGGACATACTGTTCGTTGGGAATATCAGAATGGTCAAGGTGTTCCTGCACTATTCGCAGTTGAGCAGGATTCTTCTGGAAGTGCAAGATCATTGGCGATGGCTTATGCCAAAGGTATTGGGGGAACGCGCGCTGGAATACTTGAAACAAATTTCAAAGAAGAAACAGAAACTGATTTATTTGGCGAACAAGCGGTATTATGCGGAGGCTTATCAGAACTTGTTAAATCAGGCTTTGAAACTCTTGTAGAGGCAGGTTATCAACCAGAGCTTGCATACTTCGAGTGTTTACATGAAGTTAAACTTATTGTTGATTTAATGGTAAAGGGAGGCTTATCCCAAATGAGAGATTCCATTTCCAATACTGCAGAATATGGAGATTATGTAAGTGGTAAAAGACTTATCAATAGTGATACAAAGAAAGAAATGCAGAAAATCCTAAAAGATATTCAAGATGGAACTTTCGCTAAGAATTTTGTGGAAGAATGCGATAAAAACAAACCGTTAATGACAAAATTAAGAGAAGAGAACTCAGAACATGAAATTGAGAAAGTAGGTAAAGGTCTACGCTCGATGTTCAGTTGGCTGAGATAA
- the cobD gene encoding cobalamin biosynthesis protein CobD, with product MAEINLFLIFLGSIGFDLLIGDPRFLIHPVQVIGFYIKKISDYLIKNFGKNKNILFWGGLILAISTIGMSFGLGKLIELSYVQSRNNFFSGLLILFGLSSCIATKGLISSVKEIAELIEREEINHHNKRIIKEKVQRIVSRDVSSSSLEHLLRSSTESLTENSVDGIFGPLFWIFIGIFFMKFSIFLPGPLSLGFSYKAISTLDSMIGYKYDYFRYLGFFSAKIEDIFTFVPSRLVLLTLPLVSPKINEYGSIIKKSYLDGKKYDSPNAGISEAIFAYISGIKLGGKSKYKNEIIEKPIINANGDNCTGEKIKLICKLILRLQFLWIIIFFLIFFNFDFNLIIN from the coding sequence TTGGCTGAGATAAATTTATTTTTAATATTCCTTGGATCGATTGGTTTTGATTTATTGATCGGCGATCCAAGATTCTTAATCCACCCTGTTCAAGTAATTGGCTTTTACATAAAAAAAATATCTGATTACCTCATAAAAAATTTTGGGAAAAATAAAAATATATTGTTTTGGGGAGGTTTAATCTTAGCTATATCCACCATTGGAATGAGTTTTGGTTTAGGGAAATTAATAGAACTCAGTTATGTGCAATCACGAAATAATTTTTTTAGTGGGTTGTTAATTCTTTTTGGACTTTCAAGTTGTATTGCGACTAAGGGACTTATTTCAAGTGTGAAAGAGATTGCAGAGCTAATAGAACGCGAAGAAATTAATCACCATAATAAAAGAATAATCAAAGAGAAGGTTCAAAGGATAGTAAGTAGGGATGTAAGTTCATCCTCTTTAGAACATCTTTTGAGATCAAGTACAGAGAGTCTTACCGAAAATTCTGTTGATGGAATATTTGGGCCATTATTTTGGATTTTTATTGGAATTTTTTTTATGAAATTTTCAATTTTTCTGCCAGGGCCTTTATCACTTGGTTTTTCTTATAAAGCCATAAGTACTTTAGATTCAATGATAGGTTACAAATATGATTATTTTAGATATTTAGGTTTTTTCAGTGCAAAAATCGAAGATATTTTTACGTTTGTTCCTTCAAGATTAGTTTTATTAACATTACCTTTAGTTAGTCCCAAAATTAATGAGTATGGATCAATCATAAAAAAAAGTTATCTTGATGGTAAAAAATATGATTCGCCTAATGCTGGGATTTCAGAAGCTATATTTGCTTATATTTCCGGTATAAAATTGGGTGGAAAAAGTAAATATAAAAATGAGATTATTGAAAAGCCAATAATCAATGCGAATGGAGATAATTGCACTGGAGAAAAAATTAAATTAATTTGTAAATTAATTTTGAGATTACAATTTTTATGGATAATAATTTTTTTCTTAATTTTTTTTAATTTCGACTTTAATTTAATAATAAATTAG
- a CDS encoding high light inducible protein: protein MQNNGSQIENQNDDSTDKPSTDNEYSKWVDNQGDEVKNVFGFNSSAELVNGRAAMIGFLMLILTELVFSGRPVTSSIFGIN, encoded by the coding sequence ATGCAAAATAACGGTTCTCAAATAGAAAATCAAAATGATGATTCAACTGATAAGCCATCCACCGATAATGAATACTCAAAATGGGTAGATAATCAGGGGGATGAAGTAAAGAATGTTTTTGGATTTAATAGCAGTGCTGAACTTGTAAATGGTAGAGCAGCAATGATCGGATTCTTAATGCTCATATTAACCGAGTTAGTTTTTAGCGGCAGACCTGTTACTTCTTCAATTTTTGGTATTAATTAA
- a CDS encoding HU family DNA-binding protein: protein MNKADLVNLVAARTELTKTDVSLVVDAAIETIVDSVVEGKKVSILGFGSFEPRDRSARQGLNPKTGEKIAIPAKRVPTFSAGKLFKDRVQG, encoded by the coding sequence ATGAACAAAGCTGATTTAGTAAATCTTGTTGCAGCTCGTACAGAGCTCACAAAAACTGATGTTTCTTTAGTTGTTGATGCAGCTATTGAAACTATTGTTGATTCAGTAGTGGAAGGCAAAAAAGTCTCTATACTAGGATTTGGCTCTTTCGAACCAAGAGATCGTTCTGCAAGACAGGGATTAAACCCTAAGACAGGCGAAAAAATAGCAATACCCGCTAAAAGAGTTCCAACATTCTCTGCAGGTAAACTTTTTAAGGATAGAGTTCAAGGGTAA
- a CDS encoding glycogen-debranching protein, with translation MIHLNKGNPFPLGSSLTSQGVNFSLIATNAEYVEILLFEKEDSISPKSIFKLDQTHNKGPYWHAEINNLDEGCIYAFRVKQKNNEINNNYEKKVLLDPCSRGITGWGSYKRKNALKTYENTDSCLKSVVCDRKLFNFKDYPRPNHSWEETIIYELHINAFTESTDKDESCFKKFLKKIPYLKELGITTIELLPIFCFDPNDAPNGLKNFWGYSPINWFTPHFEYLSNESAKKNREEFRRFVEECHKADIEVILDVVYNHTSEGDSKGPAISWKGIDENLYYFIGKDKNYQDVSGCGNTIAANRGLVRKLIVESLKCWASELGVDGFRFDLGIALSRGENLLPLDNPPIFEDIECEPELIDIKFISEPWDCGGLYKLGDFPSKNTFTWNGHFRDDLRRFWKGDKDTAWNMSDKIMGTPSIYKEDNIFPKSINFITSHDGFTLKDLVTFNRKHNFSNREQNRDGDNHNNSWNHGAEGPTSNSLINDLRKRQQKNLILSLLISKGVPMILMGDEIGRSQGGNNNSWCQNNLLGWMNWDNGQQDLELLEYFKYVIKIRKKLINIFNPSFLPNNQKNENIPTYHWHGTKLDSPDWSSWSHTVVFSINKGKTNPMVWVGLNAYSKSIDFPLPKCKYNWFKVIDTSMPEIFEPSKINEKYVSVKSRSSLLIISEEIFGVKKNIF, from the coding sequence GTGATTCATCTCAATAAAGGTAACCCATTTCCTTTAGGGAGTTCTCTAACTTCTCAAGGGGTTAATTTTTCCTTAATAGCCACAAATGCAGAATATGTAGAAATCTTATTGTTTGAGAAAGAGGACTCTATTTCCCCAAAAAGTATATTCAAATTAGATCAAACTCATAATAAAGGTCCTTACTGGCATGCGGAAATAAATAATCTAGATGAAGGTTGTATTTATGCTTTTAGAGTAAAACAAAAAAATAACGAAATTAATAACAACTACGAAAAAAAAGTTTTACTTGATCCATGTTCAAGGGGTATTACCGGATGGGGAAGTTATAAAAGAAAAAATGCATTAAAGACGTACGAAAATACTGATTCTTGTCTTAAAAGCGTTGTTTGCGATAGAAAACTATTTAATTTTAAGGATTATCCAAGACCGAACCATTCTTGGGAAGAAACAATTATTTATGAACTCCATATCAATGCTTTCACCGAATCAACTGATAAAGATGAAAGTTGCTTTAAGAAATTTTTAAAAAAAATTCCGTATCTCAAAGAACTGGGTATTACAACAATTGAATTACTTCCAATTTTTTGTTTTGATCCTAATGATGCCCCAAATGGTCTAAAAAATTTTTGGGGTTATAGTCCAATTAATTGGTTTACTCCGCATTTTGAGTATCTCTCTAATGAATCTGCCAAAAAGAATAGAGAGGAATTTAGAAGATTTGTAGAGGAATGCCATAAAGCAGACATTGAAGTCATCTTAGATGTTGTATACAATCACACTTCCGAAGGGGATTCAAAAGGGCCAGCAATCTCTTGGAAAGGTATAGATGAAAATCTTTATTACTTTATTGGAAAAGATAAAAATTATCAGGACGTCTCCGGATGTGGTAATACTATTGCAGCAAACAGAGGATTAGTTAGAAAACTAATAGTTGAATCATTAAAATGTTGGGCGAGTGAATTAGGAGTAGATGGTTTTAGATTTGATTTAGGAATTGCCCTATCAAGAGGCGAAAATCTTTTACCGCTTGATAATCCTCCAATTTTTGAAGATATAGAATGTGAACCAGAACTTATCGATATCAAGTTCATAAGTGAGCCATGGGATTGTGGCGGTTTATATAAATTAGGTGATTTCCCATCTAAAAATACTTTTACTTGGAATGGTCATTTTAGAGATGACTTGCGAAGATTTTGGAAGGGAGATAAAGATACTGCTTGGAATATGAGTGATAAAATAATGGGTACTCCATCTATTTATAAAGAAGATAATATTTTTCCAAAATCAATAAATTTTATTACTTCACATGATGGATTCACTCTCAAAGATTTAGTAACATTCAATAGAAAACATAATTTTTCCAATAGAGAACAAAATAGAGATGGTGATAATCATAATAATTCTTGGAATCATGGCGCAGAGGGACCAACTTCAAACTCATTAATCAATGATTTAAGAAAAAGACAACAAAAAAATCTAATTCTTAGTTTACTTATCTCTAAAGGTGTTCCAATGATACTAATGGGCGATGAAATAGGAAGGTCTCAAGGTGGCAATAATAATTCTTGGTGCCAAAATAATTTATTAGGTTGGATGAATTGGGATAATGGTCAACAAGATTTGGAATTATTGGAATATTTTAAATACGTTATAAAAATTCGAAAAAAACTAATAAACATTTTTAATCCATCATTCTTACCTAACAATCAAAAGAACGAAAATATTCCCACATATCATTGGCATGGAACTAAATTAGATAGCCCCGATTGGAGCAGTTGGTCTCACACAGTTGTCTTTAGCATAAACAAAGGCAAAACTAATCCTATGGTATGGGTAGGTTTAAATGCATATTCAAAAAGTATCGACTTCCCCTTGCCAAAATGTAAATATAATTGGTTTAAAGTTATTGATACTAGTATGCCTGAAATTTTCGAACCCTCAAAGATAAATGAAAAATATGTTTCAGTAAAGAGTAGAAGCTCTTTATTAATTATTTCAGAAGAAATATTTGGGGTGAAAAAAAATATATTCTAA
- a CDS encoding MFS transporter, with product MVSYGLGDAGTGLVATQFGFFLFKFFISAGLPVIIAGSLLMLIKIWDAINDPLIGWLSDRTKSRWGPRIPWMVTASVPLGFSLAAIWWTPTGSVLYKTIYYAIISIIVMTAYTSINLPFAALSTEISEKTAIRTRLNASRFTGSIIAGLTGLIIAGVVLSSEGSANNDYFLMGKISGCIAVTTTLISCWGLAPFAKKARRPSGKAEAITLQFKRIFRNKKFLKVITLYILLWCALQLMQTVALIYVEDVLNLPTYIAKWVPIPFQISALVGLQIWTRVSNKLNRISALNYGAIMWIISCTAALFLPSLSKITGVGDSLFLNAGNVFLLILLIFIICLIGIGASTAFLIPWSLLPDAIDEDPEKPAGLYTAWMVLIQKIGIALSVQLLGFLLYLSDYQSCFVDSDGLDVIEQCYSAQLTIRLCIGFIPSILVIIGLLIMRKWDRKLITN from the coding sequence ATGGTTTCCTATGGTCTAGGAGATGCGGGCACAGGTTTAGTAGCAACACAATTTGGTTTTTTTCTCTTCAAATTCTTCATTTCGGCTGGCCTACCGGTAATAATTGCTGGATCATTATTGATGTTAATCAAGATATGGGATGCAATAAATGATCCTTTAATTGGATGGTTAAGTGACCGGACAAAATCAAGATGGGGGCCTAGGATTCCTTGGATGGTGACAGCATCAGTTCCTCTTGGTTTTTCTTTGGCGGCAATATGGTGGACCCCAACAGGTTCAGTGCTTTACAAGACTATTTACTATGCCATTATTTCTATAATTGTAATGACTGCTTACACAAGTATCAATCTTCCTTTTGCAGCTCTATCAACCGAAATTTCCGAAAAAACAGCAATTAGAACAAGGTTAAACGCCTCAAGATTTACTGGCTCAATAATTGCAGGATTAACTGGCTTGATAATTGCTGGTGTTGTTTTAAGTTCTGAAGGATCAGCAAATAATGATTATTTCTTAATGGGTAAAATAAGTGGTTGCATAGCAGTTACAACAACACTAATTTCATGTTGGGGATTAGCTCCATTTGCAAAAAAAGCCAGAAGGCCCTCCGGAAAAGCAGAAGCTATAACACTTCAATTTAAAAGGATCTTCAGAAATAAAAAATTTCTCAAAGTTATTACACTTTATATTCTGCTTTGGTGCGCCTTACAATTGATGCAAACAGTGGCATTAATCTATGTAGAGGATGTGCTAAATCTACCAACATATATTGCGAAGTGGGTCCCGATACCTTTCCAAATTAGCGCTTTAGTGGGTTTACAAATATGGACCAGAGTATCAAATAAATTGAATAGAATTTCAGCTTTAAACTATGGAGCGATTATGTGGATTATTTCATGTACGGCAGCTTTATTTTTGCCTTCATTGTCAAAAATTACAGGTGTTGGAGATAGTTTATTTCTAAATGCAGGTAACGTATTTCTTCTCATTCTTTTAATTTTCATAATCTGTCTGATTGGAATTGGAGCTTCAACCGCTTTTCTTATCCCTTGGTCATTACTTCCTGATGCAATAGACGAAGATCCAGAGAAACCAGCAGGATTATATACTGCTTGGATGGTACTTATTCAGAAAATTGGTATCGCGTTAAGTGTTCAATTATTAGGATTTTTGTTGTATTTATCTGATTATCAATCATGCTTTGTTGATAGTGATGGTCTAGATGTTATAGAACAATGCTACTCAGCACAATTAACTATTAGATTATGTATTGGTTTTATACCCTCAATATTGGTAATAATTGGTCTTTTAATCATGAGAAAATGGGATCGAAAATTAATTACAAACTAA
- a CDS encoding ABC transporter permease: MYYPNFFKRLLSSLIIGGQAIYYIFRGKISKNDLFDQLMESGPGSLLIVLITGIAAGTVFNIQVASQLTSMGVSSEIGGLLAVGMAREMAPLLTATLMTGKVATAYAAQLGTMKVTEQIEAITMLRTEPVQYLVVPRLLSMVIMSPIQCLLFLSVALWSGQIWSTIFYKVPPIVFWTSVRSGNVSLTSTDLTSMLIKSVVFGLLISIISCGYGLTTKGGPKEVGTSTTGAVVMTLVTVSLMDVLLTQILFG; encoded by the coding sequence ATGTATTATCCTAATTTTTTTAAAAGACTTCTAAGCAGCTTAATCATTGGCGGGCAAGCTATTTATTATATCTTTAGAGGTAAAATCTCCAAAAATGATCTCTTTGACCAACTTATGGAGTCAGGTCCTGGAAGTTTGTTAATTGTATTAATTACAGGAATTGCGGCAGGTACAGTTTTTAATATTCAAGTTGCATCACAACTTACAAGTATGGGGGTTTCAAGTGAAATTGGAGGCTTATTAGCAGTAGGCATGGCAAGAGAAATGGCTCCTCTTCTAACTGCTACTTTAATGACTGGAAAGGTTGCCACTGCCTATGCTGCTCAACTAGGCACTATGAAAGTTACAGAACAAATTGAGGCAATAACCATGTTAAGGACGGAACCAGTCCAATATTTGGTAGTCCCAAGGTTACTATCGATGGTAATAATGTCTCCAATACAGTGTCTTTTGTTTTTATCTGTAGCTTTATGGAGCGGACAAATTTGGAGCACAATTTTTTATAAAGTTCCTCCAATAGTTTTTTGGACATCTGTAAGATCAGGTAATGTTAGTTTAACCAGTACAGACTTGACTTCAATGTTAATAAAATCTGTAGTGTTCGGATTACTTATCTCAATCATTTCTTGTGGATATGGACTCACAACTAAAGGCGGTCCAAAAGAAGTTGGAACAAGTACAACAGGCGCAGTTGTAATGACTCTCGTTACTGTATCTTTAATGGATGTATTACTAACACAAATTTTATTTGGATGA
- a CDS encoding DUF3119 family protein — protein sequence MFNTKSKKEEPVIIAPSFQLPIILIFLSFMLLFLNIGYLPTIVSASFSFFLLLQSFTLRIKITNDDFIVLQLGKEIRIFPFKNWISWKFFFPIIPGIFYFREKSSPHLLPILFNPKQLKDELIKKVDSLEIKNS from the coding sequence ATGTTTAACACTAAATCAAAAAAAGAGGAACCAGTAATAATAGCACCATCATTTCAGTTGCCAATCATTCTTATATTTTTAAGTTTTATGCTTTTGTTTTTGAATATTGGTTATTTGCCAACCATAGTTTCTGCTTCTTTTAGCTTTTTTTTATTACTTCAGTCATTTACCTTAAGAATAAAAATAACAAATGATGATTTTATCGTTTTACAATTAGGAAAAGAGATTCGAATTTTCCCATTCAAGAACTGGATATCATGGAAATTCTTTTTCCCTATAATCCCAGGTATTTTTTATTTTAGAGAAAAGTCCAGTCCTCATTTATTACCAATATTATTTAATCCAAAGCAATTAAAAGATGAGCTCATAAAAAAAGTCGACTCCCTTGAAATTAAAAATTCTTAA
- a CDS encoding DUF3086 domain-containing protein gives MNNKEISENNPEKELIIDKSISEDKTKQIGKKNTTQNKKITPKNDKSTKPFDEISNEIFRDLVSKKDSLIKEIKELETKKSEIEKDIDSNFKGQSDNIAKRVKGFQEYLTGALQNLSQNVEKLELVSQPIIVKPSPLDDKKQNNSTNNVVNVPALSETFKPDEEIIKSCFSSFTEQPDFYAEPWKLRRSLDSSDIEIMDDWFFNMGGRGSLESRGSRQKNALLTAGLISILGELYGDQFQTLILASQPERLGEWRRILQDSLGLTRDDFGPNSGIVLFERPEGVIERADRLEANEELPFIIIDAAETSVEIPILQFPLWVAFAGSDNEIYDDLELN, from the coding sequence ATGAACAATAAAGAAATTTCCGAAAATAATCCCGAAAAGGAATTAATAATAGATAAGTCAATTTCAGAGGATAAAACCAAACAAATTGGTAAGAAAAATACAACGCAAAATAAAAAAATTACACCAAAAAACGACAAATCAACTAAACCTTTTGATGAAATTTCTAATGAAATTTTTAGAGATCTCGTTTCAAAAAAAGACTCTTTAATTAAAGAAATAAAAGAGTTAGAAACCAAAAAAAGTGAAATAGAAAAAGATATTGATTCAAATTTTAAAGGACAGTCAGATAATATCGCAAAAAGAGTTAAAGGCTTTCAAGAGTACTTAACTGGGGCCTTGCAGAATCTTTCACAAAACGTAGAGAAACTTGAATTAGTTTCTCAACCAATAATCGTAAAGCCATCTCCTCTTGATGACAAAAAGCAAAACAACAGCACAAATAATGTAGTTAATGTTCCTGCTCTTTCTGAAACATTTAAGCCAGATGAAGAGATTATAAAAAGTTGCTTTTCAAGTTTTACAGAACAACCTGATTTTTATGCTGAACCTTGGAAATTAAGACGAAGTCTTGATTCATCAGATATAGAAATTATGGATGATTGGTTCTTTAATATGGGCGGAAGAGGTTCTCTTGAAAGTAGAGGATCTCGACAAAAAAACGCCTTGTTAACAGCGGGTTTAATATCTATTCTTGGCGAATTATATGGAGATCAGTTTCAGACTCTTATCCTAGCTTCACAGCCTGAACGATTAGGTGAATGGAGAAGAATTCTTCAAGATTCACTTGGTCTCACAAGGGATGACTTTGGACCTAATAGTGGGATTGTTCTTTTTGAAAGGCCTGAAGGTGTCATAGAGAGAGCTGATAGATTGGAAGCGAATGAAGAATTACCATTTATTATTATTGACGCGGCAGAAACCTCTGTTGAAATTCCAATACTTCAATTCCCATTATGGGTTGCATTTGCTGGTTCAGATAATGAAATTTACGATGATCTTGAACTAAACTAA
- the plsY gene encoding glycerol-3-phosphate 1-O-acyltransferase PlsY has translation MNILIIFTSYLLGSLPTGFLIGKYLKNIDLRTMGSGSTGATNVLRNVGKWPALFVFIIDVGKGLIAVKIAQYYADQGLIEVIAGISAISGHIWPIWLRGKGGKAVATGLGMFLALSWKVGLASLGIFLIVLTKTKFVSLSSISAAILLPIFMFFYLGKFMHSYFFISLIVALLVIWKHRTNITRLLKGEESKINQNQ, from the coding sequence ATGAATATCTTAATAATTTTTACAAGTTATCTTTTAGGATCACTTCCGACAGGTTTTTTAATTGGAAAATATCTCAAAAATATAGATCTAAGAACTATGGGTTCTGGATCTACAGGTGCCACAAATGTCTTAAGAAATGTTGGGAAATGGCCAGCACTTTTTGTGTTTATCATTGACGTTGGGAAAGGCCTTATTGCAGTAAAAATTGCTCAATATTATGCAGATCAAGGATTAATAGAGGTAATAGCAGGGATATCCGCCATCTCAGGACATATTTGGCCAATATGGCTTAGAGGTAAAGGAGGAAAAGCTGTTGCTACTGGATTAGGTATGTTTTTAGCTCTTTCTTGGAAAGTTGGACTCGCATCTCTTGGCATTTTTTTAATAGTTCTAACAAAAACTAAATTTGTTTCTTTATCCAGTATTTCAGCTGCAATCTTACTTCCTATTTTTATGTTTTTTTATCTAGGTAAATTTATGCACTCATACTTTTTTATAAGTTTAATTGTGGCATTATTAGTAATCTGGAAACATAGAACAAACATAACGAGATTGCTTAAGGGAGAAGAATCCAAAATTAATCAGAATCAATAG